The nucleotide sequence GTGCGGGACCGTCGCCGATGATCGCCGCCCGCCACTCCCATCCGCGGAGTTCCGCCAGCGCGAGCAGGAACTCCTCGACGTTCGCGTGCTCGTCGAGGCGGCGGGCGTACACCAGGTCCGCCCGATCGTCGACCGGCGCGTCGCGGATGCCGGCCACGTCGACGCTGTCGGGGAGCACCTCGACGGCGTCGGCGGCGGCGCCACACTCCCGGGCCGTCGTCGCGACGGTCTCGGAGGGAACGAGGAGGGTGTTCGGGGATCGGGCGGCCCAGTGGCGACGCCAGGAGCGTTCGGCCCCGCGTTCCGGTGGATCCCACCACTCCGCGACGACGGGCACCCGTCGGAGGCGGCCGGCGGCCTTCGCGGCCGGCACTGCGAGGGCGGGATCCGTGGCGACGTGGATCACCTCCGGCCGGACGCCGTTGAGGACGAACGGGAGCTTCGCGACGAACGTCGACGGGGAGCGGTCGGTCGTCACGCGGCGATAGGAGACGCCGTCGAAGTCGAAGGCGGCGTGGTCGCCACCCCACCACTGCGTACAGACGACGGACACCTCGTGGCCCCGGGACGCGAGGCGTTCGGCGACCGCCCGCGTCCGACGGGCGTACCAGTGGTCCACGTGGTGGGCCGTCGTCATCGTCACGAACGCGACGTGCACGTGCCGGCCCACGGAGCCGGTGACCAAAAATCCCCTCCGTCGCCGGGCAGTCCGCGATATCTCGCCGCCCCGTTCCCGCGGGCCGGGAACCGACACGTGGGTTGAGGGGTCGGGCGACCGGACGGCCGACCATGTACGACGACGTCCTGGTTCCGACCGACGGGAGCGAGGCGGCCGTGACGGC is from Haloplanus salinarum and encodes:
- a CDS encoding glycosyltransferase family 4 protein; the protein is MHVAFVTMTTAHHVDHWYARRTRAVAERLASRGHEVSVVCTQWWGGDHAAFDFDGVSYRRVTTDRSPSTFVAKLPFVLNGVRPEVIHVATDPALAVPAAKAAGRLRRVPVVAEWWDPPERGAERSWRRHWAARSPNTLLVPSETVATTARECGAAADAVEVLPDSVDVAGIRDAPVDDRADLVYARRLDEHANVEEFLLALAELRGWEWRAAIIGDGPARADAERMASDLRIDDRVEFLGDLAPAEQVPILKGAHVFAQTATWEPFATDLLRALACGCVGVVEYQADSAAHELVEADPRSSLVTSPQELAEEIVAATETERWTVNEDYAAYDHDAVLDRYVDRYRELVTDYGLF